The Immundisolibacter cernigliae genome has a window encoding:
- the flhB gene encoding flagellar biosynthesis protein FlhB yields the protein MAEHSAQERTEKATAKRLQDARDKGQVARSRELNSAALVLLGAGGLWALGDRIGGSLLGLMRHGFVFDRATALDPTTLATRLGEAAGQALLALAPWLVLAVAVAAAAPLLLGGFLLSGENLQPKFERLDPAKGLKRVFSAQGGMETVKALAKFLLLGGIALLVMRQMAPALLGLGGEPAAAALLHAAQLTARAFFLTALGLLLIAAVDVPFQLWNHAKQLRMTRQDIKDEMKESEGRPEVRGRIRQRQQELSRRRMMQDVPTASVVVTNPTHYAIALRYDVGGNGAPRLVAKGADLVAAQIRALAKEHNVPILEQPPLARALYYSTRLGAEVPRELYAVVAQVLAYVYQLRTLMAAGRYNLPDLQPLSVPDELQRPRGGVAH from the coding sequence ATGGCCGAACACAGCGCACAGGAACGCACGGAAAAGGCCACCGCCAAACGCCTGCAGGACGCCCGTGACAAGGGTCAGGTGGCGCGCTCGCGGGAACTCAATTCGGCCGCGCTGGTGCTGCTGGGCGCCGGCGGCCTGTGGGCGCTGGGCGATCGTATCGGCGGCAGCCTGCTGGGGCTGATGCGCCATGGTTTCGTGTTCGACCGGGCAACCGCCCTCGATCCGACCACCCTGGCGACGCGCCTGGGCGAGGCCGCCGGCCAGGCACTGCTGGCGCTGGCGCCGTGGCTGGTGCTGGCGGTGGCAGTAGCCGCCGCGGCGCCGCTCTTGCTGGGCGGATTTCTGCTGTCGGGCGAGAACCTGCAACCGAAATTCGAGCGCCTCGACCCGGCCAAGGGCCTCAAGCGCGTGTTCTCCGCCCAGGGTGGAATGGAGACGGTCAAGGCGCTGGCGAAGTTCCTGCTGCTCGGCGGCATCGCCCTGCTGGTGATGCGCCAGATGGCGCCGGCGCTGCTCGGCCTTGGCGGCGAGCCGGCGGCGGCGGCCCTGCTGCACGCGGCGCAGCTGACGGCGCGGGCGTTTTTCCTGACCGCCCTTGGTCTGCTGCTGATCGCCGCCGTGGACGTGCCGTTTCAGCTGTGGAACCACGCCAAGCAGCTGCGCATGACCCGCCAGGACATCAAGGACGAGATGAAGGAAAGCGAGGGCCGACCCGAAGTGCGCGGCCGCATCCGCCAGCGCCAGCAGGAGCTGTCGCGCCGCCGGATGATGCAGGACGTGCCCACCGCGTCGGTGGTGGTCACCAACCCGACGCACTACGCCATCGCCCTGCGTTACGACGTGGGTGGCAACGGCGCGCCGCGACTGGTGGCCAAGGGCGCCGACCTTGTGGCGGCGCAGATCCGCGCGCTGGCCAAGGAGCACAACGTGCCGATCCTGGAGCAGCCGCCCCTGGCGCGCGCCCTGTACTACAGCACCCGGCTGGGCGCCGAGGTGCCGCGCGAGCTGTACGCCGTGGTGGCGCAGGTGCTGGCCTATGTCTACCAGCTGCGCACGCTGATGGCGGCCGGTCGCTACAACCTGCCGGACCTGCAGCCGCTGTCGGTCCCCGATGAACTGCAGCGTCCGCGCGGCGGCGTTGCCCACTGA
- the flhA gene encoding flagellar biosynthesis protein FlhA, whose amino-acid sequence MGNNVRALVGLGLGTPLLVLTLLGMMLVPLPPLLLDLLFTFNIALSLVVLLVAVYALRPLDFAVFPTLLLVATLLRLALNVASTRLVLLQGHTGPGAAGHVIEAFGAFVIGGNYAVGLVVFIILMIINFAVVTKGAGRVSEVNARFTLDAMPGKQMAIDADLSAGVITQQQAQVRREEVRQEADFYGAMDGASKFVRGDAVAGVLILIINILGGIAIGMGQHGMSAGDAVRVFSLLTIGDGLVAQVPSLLLSVAAAILVTRVSQSQNVATQVSKQLLANPTALAMAGGLVGILGVVPGMPHFAFLALGAGLGGAAWRIAKRQSTAVASPDAGAKALPAPDEHKELGWEEVAGVDLVGLEVGYRLIPLVDKAQGGELLTRIKGVRKKLSKELGFLLQPVHIRDNLDLPPGGYRITLMGATAGQGELLPDRDLAINPGHVTTPVPGIATKDPSFGLDALWIERGLREQAQMAGYTVVDPATVVATHLSQVLMHSAHELLGHEEVQQLLDRLAAQAPKLVENLTPKVLPLGTVLRVLRNLLQEGVPVRDLRSIAESLAEHGARSQDPDVLTALVRVAIGRGIVQELFGMAPELALMTLDPELERILLKAVQGGDGALGLEPGLAERLRGLLADAAQRQELLGQPAVLVAPNALRLWLARFVRHLAVDLKVLAYEELPENRQVRVVANIGGR is encoded by the coding sequence ATGGGCAACAACGTACGTGCCCTGGTCGGGCTGGGTCTGGGCACCCCGCTGCTGGTGCTGACCCTGCTGGGCATGATGCTGGTGCCGCTGCCGCCGCTGCTGCTGGACCTGCTGTTCACGTTCAACATCGCGCTGTCGCTGGTGGTGCTGCTGGTGGCGGTGTACGCGCTGCGGCCGCTGGATTTCGCGGTGTTCCCGACCCTGCTGCTGGTGGCGACCTTGCTGCGGCTGGCGCTGAACGTGGCCTCGACCCGGCTGGTGCTGCTGCAGGGCCACACCGGCCCCGGCGCCGCCGGGCACGTGATCGAGGCCTTCGGCGCCTTCGTCATCGGCGGCAACTACGCCGTCGGCCTGGTGGTGTTCATCATCCTGATGATCATCAACTTCGCGGTGGTCACCAAGGGCGCCGGGCGGGTGTCGGAAGTCAACGCCCGCTTCACCCTGGATGCCATGCCCGGCAAGCAAATGGCGATCGATGCGGATCTGTCGGCCGGCGTCATCACCCAGCAGCAGGCGCAGGTCCGGCGCGAGGAAGTGCGCCAGGAAGCCGACTTCTACGGCGCCATGGACGGCGCCAGCAAGTTCGTGCGCGGCGATGCCGTGGCCGGCGTGCTGATCCTGATCATCAACATCCTGGGCGGCATCGCCATCGGCATGGGCCAGCACGGCATGAGCGCCGGCGACGCCGTGCGCGTGTTCAGCCTGCTGACCATCGGCGACGGCCTGGTGGCGCAGGTGCCCTCGCTGCTGCTGTCGGTGGCGGCGGCCATCCTGGTGACGCGCGTGTCGCAGTCGCAAAACGTCGCCACGCAGGTCAGCAAGCAGTTGCTGGCCAACCCGACGGCGCTGGCCATGGCCGGCGGCCTGGTGGGCATTCTGGGTGTGGTGCCGGGCATGCCGCACTTTGCCTTTCTGGCACTGGGCGCGGGATTAGGTGGCGCCGCCTGGCGTATCGCCAAGCGCCAATCCACCGCTGTCGCCAGCCCGGATGCCGGCGCCAAGGCCCTGCCGGCGCCCGACGAACACAAGGAACTGGGCTGGGAAGAGGTGGCCGGCGTGGACCTGGTGGGTCTTGAGGTCGGCTATCGGCTGATTCCACTGGTCGACAAGGCGCAGGGCGGCGAGCTGCTGACCCGCATCAAGGGCGTGCGCAAGAAGCTGTCGAAGGAACTGGGCTTCCTGCTGCAGCCGGTGCACATCCGCGACAACCTGGACCTGCCGCCGGGCGGCTATCGCATCACGCTCATGGGCGCCACGGCCGGGCAGGGCGAGCTGCTGCCGGACCGCGACCTGGCCATCAATCCCGGCCACGTCACCACGCCGGTGCCGGGCATCGCCACCAAGGATCCGAGCTTTGGCCTGGACGCGCTGTGGATCGAGCGGGGCCTGCGCGAGCAGGCGCAGATGGCCGGCTACACCGTGGTCGATCCGGCCACCGTGGTCGCCACGCACCTGTCGCAGGTGCTGATGCACTCGGCCCACGAGCTGCTGGGCCACGAGGAAGTCCAACAACTGCTGGACCGCCTGGCGGCGCAGGCGCCCAAGTTGGTCGAGAACCTCACGCCCAAGGTCCTGCCGCTGGGCACCGTGCTGCGCGTGCTGCGCAACCTGCTGCAGGAAGGCGTGCCGGTGCGCGATCTGCGCAGCATTGCCGAGTCTTTGGCGGAGCACGGCGCGCGCAGTCAAGATCCCGACGTTCTGACCGCCCTGGTGCGGGTGGCGATCGGTCGCGGCATCGTGCAGGAGCTGTTCGGAATGGCGCCAGAGCTAGCACTGATGACGCTTGACCCAGAGTTGGAACGCATCTTGCTGAAAGCCGTTCAAGGCGGCGACGGCGCCCTGGGTCTGGAGCCCGGCCTCGCCGAACGCCTGCGGGGCCTGCTGGCCGACGCGGCGCAGCGCCAGGAGCTGCTCGGTCAGCCGGCGGTGCTGGTGGCCCCGAATGCGCTGCGGCTGTGGCTGGCGCGCTTTGTGCGCCACCTGGCGGTGGACCTGAAGGTTCTGGCCTACGAAGAGCTGCCGGAGAACCGCCAGGTGCGGGTTGTTGCAAACATCGGTGGACGCTGA
- the dusA gene encoding tRNA dihydrouridine(20/20a) synthase DusA — translation MMDCTDRHARFLLRLISRCTLLYTEMVTAQALLRGDADYLLAYSPAEHPLALQLGGSDPAQLAQAARIGADFGYDEINLNVGCPSDRVQSGRFGACLMAEPKLVGECVAAMQAAVSIPVTVKCRIGIDRTDRDEDLFEFVETVAAAGCRHFTVHARKAWLDGLSPRQNREIPPLRHDTVHRLKRLRPELEIVINGGITDLAQALAHLQHVDGVMIGRAAYHSPWLLAEADRLVFGQITPLPERAAVLANYLAYMQARHGLGTPLSALTRPLLGLFQGEPGARAWRRALSAPANGERAMAQIMAAGRRVLAAGDEPAAVGQPQPSG, via the coding sequence ATGATGGACTGCACGGATCGCCACGCGCGCTTCCTGCTGCGCCTGATTTCGCGCTGCACACTGCTGTATACGGAAATGGTCACCGCCCAGGCCCTGCTGCGCGGCGATGCGGATTACCTGCTCGCCTACAGCCCGGCCGAGCACCCGCTGGCGCTGCAACTGGGCGGCAGCGATCCGGCGCAGCTCGCGCAGGCGGCGCGCATCGGCGCCGATTTCGGTTACGACGAGATCAACCTGAACGTCGGCTGCCCGTCGGATCGGGTGCAGTCCGGCCGCTTCGGCGCCTGCCTGATGGCCGAACCCAAGCTGGTCGGCGAGTGCGTGGCGGCCATGCAGGCGGCGGTATCCATCCCGGTAACGGTCAAATGCCGCATCGGCATCGACCGCACCGACCGCGACGAGGACTTGTTCGAATTCGTCGAGACCGTCGCCGCCGCCGGCTGCCGGCACTTCACCGTGCACGCCCGCAAGGCCTGGCTGGATGGCCTGTCGCCGCGCCAGAACCGGGAGATTCCGCCGCTGCGCCACGACACCGTACACCGGCTGAAGCGCCTGCGTCCGGAGCTTGAAATCGTCATCAACGGCGGCATAACCGACCTGGCACAGGCGCTGGCGCACCTGCAGCACGTGGACGGCGTGATGATCGGCCGCGCCGCCTATCACTCGCCGTGGCTGCTGGCCGAGGCCGACCGGCTTGTGTTCGGACAGATCACACCCCTGCCCGAGCGCGCCGCCGTGCTGGCGAATTACCTGGCCTATATGCAGGCGCGCCACGGCTTGGGCACGCCGCTGAGTGCCCTCACGCGGCCGCTGCTCGGGCTGTTCCAGGGCGAACCGGGCGCCCGCGCCTGGCGGCGAGCGCTGAGCGCGCCGGCTAACGGCGAGCGCGCCATGGCGCAGATCATGGCCGCCGGCCGGCGCGTGCTTGCGGCCGGCGATGAACCCGCCGCGGTGGGGCAACCCCAACCGTCGGGCTGA
- a CDS encoding flagellar basal body-associated FliL family protein codes for MATREADLELGGDAKKSAGGKKSLLMMGGGALALVAVSIGATVFLVGGKSGPAPAAEHTPAKVEAPATYTALEPPFVVNFEDEGAIRFLQVTIEVMSREPKVAEAVKLHMPAIRDQLIVLFSGSDYATLASREGKDQLRQQALDTLKKILKAQGAPDAIEGLYFTNFVMQ; via the coding sequence ATGGCGACTCGGGAAGCGGATCTGGAGCTCGGCGGCGACGCCAAGAAAAGCGCCGGCGGTAAAAAATCGCTGCTGATGATGGGCGGCGGCGCGCTGGCGCTGGTGGCCGTCAGCATCGGCGCCACGGTCTTTCTGGTCGGTGGCAAGTCGGGGCCGGCACCGGCCGCCGAGCACACCCCGGCGAAGGTCGAGGCGCCGGCTACCTACACCGCCCTGGAACCGCCCTTCGTGGTGAATTTCGAGGACGAGGGCGCGATCCGCTTTCTGCAGGTCACGATCGAGGTCATGAGCCGTGAGCCGAAGGTCGCCGAGGCGGTCAAGCTGCACATGCCGGCCATCCGCGACCAGCTGATCGTGCTGTTCAGCGGCTCCGACTACGCCACGCTCGCCAGCCGCGAAGGCAAGGACCAGCTGCGCCAGCAGGCCCTGGACACCCTGAAGAAGATCCTCAAGGCCCAGGGCGCGCCGGACGCCATCGAAGGCCTGTACTTCACCAACTTCGTGATGCAGTGA
- a CDS encoding CDGSH iron-sulfur domain-containing protein, with protein MSDPQVAQKSPYVEQTEPGTYWWCACGKSGDQPFCDGAHKGTAFTPLQQDVAEAGTLAWCGCKHTKTPPFCDGSHRAL; from the coding sequence ATGTCCGATCCGCAGGTAGCCCAGAAGAGTCCTTACGTCGAACAGACCGAGCCCGGCACCTACTGGTGGTGCGCCTGCGGCAAGTCGGGCGATCAGCCGTTCTGCGACGGCGCGCACAAGGGCACCGCCTTCACGCCCCTGCAGCAGGACGTGGCGGAAGCCGGCACCCTGGCCTGGTGTGGCTGCAAGCACACCAAGACGCCGCCGTTCTGTGACGGCTCGCACCGCGCGCTGTAA
- the fliR gene encoding flagellar biosynthetic protein FliR — protein MDIDSARIGAWVGQFFWPFLRLSAFLLAAPVFGARSVPVRVRITIGLALTVVLLPTLPAAPALDVLSPAGLLTAVQQVGIGVLGGFLLQLFLAALSFAGEMVSLGMGLGFASLVDPQNGVSVPLLAQLYVMLVILLMLAVDGHLLLLELLARSFTTLPVGPVGLRFEDFRAVAGFVSDMFALGLLVALPAVTVLLVVNLAFAVISRAAPQLNLFAIGFPVSLLVGLLIVLLTLPALPGQWAGIFGQATGRLSALLGVR, from the coding sequence ATGGACATCGACAGTGCCCGCATCGGCGCCTGGGTGGGTCAGTTCTTCTGGCCCTTCCTGCGTCTGTCGGCGTTCTTGCTGGCAGCGCCGGTGTTCGGCGCCCGCAGCGTGCCGGTGCGGGTGCGCATCACCATCGGTCTGGCGCTGACGGTGGTGCTGCTGCCCACGCTGCCGGCCGCACCGGCGCTGGATGTGCTGTCGCCGGCCGGCTTGCTTACGGCCGTGCAGCAAGTCGGCATCGGCGTGCTGGGCGGCTTCCTGCTGCAGCTGTTCCTGGCCGCACTGAGCTTTGCCGGCGAGATGGTGTCGCTGGGCATGGGCCTGGGTTTCGCCTCGCTGGTCGATCCGCAAAACGGCGTCAGCGTGCCGCTGCTGGCGCAGCTGTACGTGATGCTGGTGATCCTGCTCATGCTGGCGGTCGACGGCCACCTGCTGCTGCTGGAGCTGCTGGCGCGGAGTTTCACCACGCTGCCGGTGGGGCCGGTCGGGCTGCGCTTCGAGGATTTCCGCGCCGTGGCCGGCTTCGTCAGCGACATGTTCGCACTCGGCCTGCTGGTGGCGCTGCCGGCGGTCACGGTGCTGCTGGTGGTGAATCTGGCCTTTGCGGTCATCAGCCGGGCGGCGCCGCAACTGAACCTGTTCGCGATCGGCTTTCCGGTGTCGCTGCTGGTCGGCCTGCTGATCGTGCTGCTCACGCTGCCGGCGCTGCCCGGGCAGTGGGCCGGCATCTTCGGGCAGGCCACCGGGCGCCTGTCGGCGCTGCTCGGAGTGCGCTGA
- a CDS encoding flagellar motor switch protein FliM has product MSQAELSALLDPAPPAARAGARGIEPYDLTCRVPALDGADLPALTRITEYFCEGMTRSLTRYLGRDTLVSIRGSQVREFRDFVHALPERASVRGLDIAPLAGSGVLVLEPALLFTVVESFFGGGRASPPPSNRDLTPTERRMLGNLLDLLLPELQTAWAPVLPLSPAVAANDVDPLLVSLVDPAEMVLLQSYEVALLGGGGDFHLALPMSALQGVWPALRAGAPAAVPDDSAWRSALQARVLETCLSLTAVVARRQSTLRHVLGLQVGELLTFERADGARLEVAGKPLFTGEFGVFNGNNAVSVTGPVRRPSAGPAHGTQGEPR; this is encoded by the coding sequence GTGTCCCAGGCCGAACTGAGCGCCCTGCTGGACCCGGCGCCGCCTGCGGCGCGGGCCGGCGCACGGGGCATCGAGCCTTACGACCTGACCTGCCGCGTGCCGGCGCTGGACGGTGCCGATCTGCCGGCCCTGACCCGCATCACCGAATACTTCTGCGAAGGCATGACCCGCAGCCTGACCCGCTACCTGGGCCGCGACACGCTGGTGTCGATACGCGGCTCGCAGGTTCGCGAGTTCCGCGATTTCGTGCATGCCCTGCCCGAGCGCGCCAGCGTGCGCGGGCTGGACATCGCGCCGCTGGCCGGTTCCGGCGTGCTGGTCCTGGAACCGGCGCTGCTGTTCACGGTGGTGGAGAGTTTCTTCGGCGGCGGGCGCGCCTCGCCACCGCCCAGCAACCGCGACCTGACCCCGACCGAGCGACGCATGCTGGGCAATCTGCTGGATCTGCTGCTGCCGGAGTTGCAGACCGCCTGGGCGCCCGTGTTGCCGCTGAGCCCCGCCGTGGCCGCGAACGACGTCGACCCGCTGCTGGTGTCGCTGGTCGACCCGGCCGAGATGGTGCTGCTGCAAAGCTACGAAGTGGCGCTGCTGGGCGGCGGCGGTGATTTTCATCTGGCGCTGCCGATGTCGGCCCTGCAGGGCGTGTGGCCGGCGCTGCGGGCCGGCGCCCCGGCGGCCGTGCCCGATGACAGCGCCTGGCGCTCCGCCCTGCAGGCGCGGGTGCTGGAAACATGCCTGTCGCTCACGGCGGTGGTGGCGCGCCGCCAGTCGACCCTGCGCCATGTGCTGGGCTTGCAGGTGGGCGAGCTGCTGACCTTCGAACGGGCCGACGGCGCGCGGCTGGAGGTGGCCGGCAAGCCTCTGTTCACCGGCGAGTTCGGTGTCTTTAACGGTAACAACGCCGTGTCGGTGACGGGCCCGGTGCGCCGTCCATCCGCCGGCCCCGCACATGGAACCCAGGGAGAACCCCGCTGA
- the fliN gene encoding flagellar motor switch protein FliN, producing MELELDQNVANDAPAPAAAAEAALPRSGADVGLGMIMDIPITLTVEVGQARMSIGRLLALGQGAVVELDRVAGEPLDVLANGTLVARGEVVVVEDKFGIRLTEVISPTDRAKGVR from the coding sequence ATGGAACTCGAACTCGACCAGAACGTGGCGAATGACGCCCCGGCGCCCGCCGCGGCAGCAGAAGCGGCGCTGCCGCGCAGCGGTGCCGACGTGGGACTGGGGATGATCATGGACATCCCGATCACGCTGACGGTGGAAGTCGGCCAGGCGCGCATGAGCATCGGGCGCCTGCTGGCGCTCGGCCAGGGCGCAGTGGTGGAACTGGACCGCGTGGCCGGCGAGCCGCTCGACGTGCTGGCCAACGGCACGCTGGTGGCGCGCGGCGAAGTGGTGGTGGTGGAGGACAAGTTCGGCATCCGCCTGACGGAGGTCATCAGCCCCACCGATCGCGCCAAGGGCGTGCGCTGA
- the fliP gene encoding flagellar type III secretion system pore protein FliP (The bacterial flagellar biogenesis protein FliP forms a type III secretion system (T3SS)-type pore required for flagellar assembly.), which translates to MKRLLLALLLLAPLPALAQAGLPALTLTQAAGGGQTWSVSLQVLAVMTFLTLLPGVLLAMTSFTRIVIVLAILRQALGTGQTPSSQILAGLALLLTLFVMGPVLNRINGEALQPYMEEKLSLPDAALKAAAPLRQFMLAQTRESDIATFARISGHDAAFESPDAVPFTLLTAAFVTSELKTAFQIGFLLFIPFVVIDLVVASVLMSLGMMMLSPMIISLPFKIMLFVLVDGWALVMGTLAGSFYQ; encoded by the coding sequence ATGAAACGCCTGCTGCTTGCATTGCTGCTGCTGGCGCCACTGCCGGCGCTGGCGCAGGCCGGCCTGCCGGCGCTGACGCTGACGCAGGCCGCCGGTGGCGGCCAGACCTGGAGCGTCAGCCTGCAGGTATTGGCGGTGATGACCTTCCTGACGCTGCTGCCTGGCGTGCTGCTGGCGATGACCTCCTTCACGCGCATCGTGATCGTGCTGGCCATCCTGCGCCAGGCGCTGGGCACCGGTCAGACGCCGTCGAGCCAGATCCTGGCCGGCCTCGCGCTGCTGCTGACGCTGTTCGTGATGGGGCCGGTGCTGAACCGGATCAACGGCGAGGCGTTGCAGCCGTACATGGAAGAAAAGCTCAGCCTGCCCGATGCCGCCCTCAAGGCCGCAGCGCCGCTGCGCCAGTTCATGCTGGCGCAGACCCGCGAGAGCGACATTGCCACCTTCGCCCGCATCTCCGGGCATGACGCCGCATTCGAGAGCCCGGACGCGGTGCCGTTCACGCTGCTGACGGCGGCCTTCGTGACCAGCGAGCTGAAAACCGCGTTTCAGATCGGGTTTCTGTTGTTCATCCCGTTCGTGGTGATCGACCTGGTGGTGGCCAGCGTGCTGATGTCGCTGGGCATGATGATGCTCTCACCGATGATCATTTCCCTGCCGTTCAAGATCATGCTGTTCGTGCTGGTCGACGGCTGGGCGCTGGTCATGGGCACGCTCGCCGGTAGCTTTTACCAGTGA
- the fliQ gene encoding flagellar biosynthesis protein FliQ, whose amino-acid sequence MTPQTVLDVGRDALWMCLLLAGGPLLAMLLVGLLVGMLQAATQINEMTLSFVPKLIVMALLLVLTGPWLLQTLVDYTQRLVAGIPGLIG is encoded by the coding sequence ATGACCCCGCAAACCGTGCTCGACGTCGGCCGCGACGCGCTGTGGATGTGCCTGCTGCTGGCCGGCGGGCCGCTGCTGGCGATGCTGCTGGTCGGCCTGCTGGTGGGCATGCTGCAGGCCGCCACGCAGATCAACGAAATGACGCTCAGCTTCGTGCCCAAGCTGATCGTGATGGCCCTGCTGCTGGTGCTGACCGGCCCGTGGCTGCTGCAGACGCTGGTCGACTACACGCAGCGGCTGGTAGCCGGCATTCCGGGCCTGATCGGCTGA
- a CDS encoding acetoacetate--CoA ligase gives MTETTRPLWQPDARRVANANLTAFIDRYLPGADYARLYAWSVAEPAAFWAAVWAFCGIVHHAPAQAVLEHADRMPGAVWFRGATLNFAENLLRYRDDRPALVFRGETGARRELSYAQLAAQVGAMTAALRAFGVQPGDRVAGYLPNIPEAIIAMLAAASLGAIWSSCSPDFGARAVLDRFGQIAPKVVFVCDGYHYNGRPQDRGAAVAQILAGLPSAEQVVAVSCGGGRVSQAPVPLHDWDELLAKNAGTEPAFTPLPFDHPLYVLYSSGTTGVPKGIVHGAGGTLLQHRKEHTLHTDLTRDDRLIYFTTTGWMMWNWLASALATGCTLILYDGAPFVRPAELFDIAAQERVSVFGTSAKYLAAAEKAGLKPAQSHDLSALRTLLSTGSPLAPEGFDYVYRDIKADVLLASISGGTDICGCFIAGNPIGPVYRGELQTRALGMAVRVFDEAGHELLGEKGELVCVKPFPSMPVGFWNDPDGSRYRAAYFEKFPGVWCHGDYVELNARGGMIVHGRSDAVLNPGGVRIGTAELYREVERFAEIQEAVAVGHQIDDDVEVVLFVRLVEGLTLDDVLRQRLRAAIRADVSPRHVPAHILQVADIPRTISGKIAELAVREAIHGRPVRNLDALANPQAIALFQGLFDAS, from the coding sequence ATGACCGAAACGACCCGCCCGCTGTGGCAGCCGGATGCCCGGCGCGTCGCGAATGCGAACCTGACGGCCTTCATCGACCGCTATCTGCCGGGCGCCGATTACGCGCGGCTGTACGCGTGGTCGGTGGCCGAGCCGGCAGCTTTCTGGGCGGCGGTGTGGGCGTTTTGCGGCATCGTCCACCACGCGCCGGCGCAGGCGGTGCTCGAACATGCCGACCGCATGCCGGGGGCGGTATGGTTTCGTGGTGCGACGCTCAATTTCGCCGAGAACCTGCTGCGCTACCGTGATGACCGCCCGGCGTTGGTATTTCGGGGCGAGACCGGCGCGCGGCGCGAGCTGAGCTACGCCCAGCTCGCCGCGCAGGTCGGCGCGATGACCGCTGCGCTGCGGGCCTTTGGCGTGCAGCCCGGCGACCGGGTGGCGGGGTATCTGCCGAACATTCCGGAGGCGATCATCGCCATGCTGGCGGCGGCGAGCCTGGGCGCCATCTGGTCGTCCTGCTCGCCGGATTTCGGCGCCCGGGCGGTGCTGGATCGCTTCGGCCAGATCGCGCCCAAAGTAGTTTTCGTCTGCGATGGCTATCACTACAACGGCCGGCCGCAGGATCGTGGCGCGGCAGTGGCGCAAATCCTCGCCGGCCTGCCGAGCGCCGAGCAGGTGGTGGCGGTGTCCTGCGGCGGTGGGCGCGTGTCGCAGGCACCCGTGCCGCTGCACGACTGGGACGAGCTGCTCGCCAAAAACGCCGGCACTGAGCCTGCCTTCACGCCGCTGCCGTTCGATCATCCGCTGTACGTGCTGTATTCGTCCGGCACCACGGGAGTGCCCAAGGGCATCGTGCACGGCGCCGGTGGCACGCTGCTGCAGCACCGCAAGGAGCACACGCTGCACACGGATCTGACGCGCGACGACCGGCTGATCTACTTCACCACCACCGGCTGGATGATGTGGAACTGGCTGGCCAGCGCGCTTGCCACCGGCTGCACGCTGATCCTGTACGACGGCGCGCCGTTCGTGCGTCCGGCCGAGCTGTTCGACATCGCTGCGCAGGAACGTGTGAGCGTGTTCGGCACCAGCGCCAAGTACCTGGCCGCGGCCGAGAAGGCCGGCCTGAAGCCGGCGCAAAGCCACGATCTTTCGGCCCTGCGCACGCTGCTGTCGACCGGCTCGCCGCTGGCGCCCGAGGGCTTCGACTACGTCTACCGCGACATCAAGGCCGATGTGCTGCTGGCGTCGATCAGCGGCGGTACCGACATCTGCGGCTGTTTCATCGCCGGCAACCCGATCGGCCCGGTGTATCGCGGCGAATTGCAGACGCGCGCGCTGGGCATGGCGGTGCGGGTTTTCGACGAAGCCGGCCACGAACTGCTGGGCGAGAAAGGCGAGCTGGTGTGCGTGAAGCCGTTTCCGAGCATGCCGGTCGGCTTCTGGAACGATCCCGACGGCAGCCGCTACCGGGCGGCGTATTTCGAAAAATTTCCCGGTGTGTGGTGCCACGGCGATTACGTGGAACTGAACGCCCGCGGCGGCATGATCGTGCACGGCCGCTCGGATGCCGTGCTCAATCCCGGCGGCGTGCGCATCGGCACCGCCGAGCTGTACCGCGAGGTCGAGCGCTTTGCCGAGATTCAGGAGGCGGTGGCCGTGGGCCACCAGATCGACGACGACGTCGAGGTTGTGCTGTTTGTGCGCCTGGTCGAGGGTCTGACCCTCGACGATGTCTTGCGCCAGCGCCTGCGCGCGGCCATCCGCGCCGACGTCAGCCCGCGCCACGTGCCGGCGCACATCCTGCAGGTGGCCGACATCCCGCGCACAATCAGCGGCAAGATCGCCGAACTGGCGGTGCGCGAGGCCATTCATGGGCGGCCGGTCAGGAACCTGGACGCGCTGGCCAACCCGCAGGCGATCGCCCTGTTCCAGGGCTTGTTCGACGCTTCCTGA
- a CDS encoding FliO/MopB family protein, which translates to MRVAPTVLLLCPLPALAAPSVLAASGQMLVSLALVVALIGGLFVLLRRLQLRTGGAGSIRTLAAHSVGTRERVVLLEVAGRQLLIGVAPGRVQALLVLGDSPANVPTSVPAESFGASLDAAVGAAGQGAP; encoded by the coding sequence ATGCGTGTCGCGCCGACCGTGTTGCTGCTGTGCCCGCTGCCCGCACTGGCGGCGCCATCGGTGCTGGCCGCCAGTGGCCAGATGCTGGTCAGCCTGGCGCTGGTGGTGGCGCTGATCGGCGGTCTGTTCGTGCTGCTGCGCCGCTTGCAGCTGCGCACCGGCGGCGCCGGCAGCATCCGCACGCTGGCGGCGCACAGCGTCGGCACCCGCGAGCGGGTGGTGCTGCTGGAAGTGGCCGGCCGGCAACTGCTGATCGGCGTCGCGCCGGGACGCGTGCAGGCGCTGCTGGTGCTCGGCGACTCTCCGGCCAACGTGCCGACAAGCGTGCCGGCCGAGTCGTTTGGCGCCAGTCTGGATGCGGCCGTCGGCGCGGCCGGGCAGGGCGCACCATGA